One Tamlana carrageenivorans genomic region harbors:
- the folB gene encoding dihydroneopterin aldolase, which translates to MGIITVENIRIFAHHGCLKEETKIGSDYSVNLKVEADLQKSAKSDKLSDTVDYVFLNRVIKEEMNIPSQLLETVAKRILNRIFKEDALVKKATVWVSKLNPPIGGDVEKVTIKMRKKRKK; encoded by the coding sequence ATGGGAATTATAACCGTTGAAAACATTAGAATTTTTGCCCACCATGGTTGTTTAAAAGAAGAAACCAAAATTGGTAGTGATTATTCGGTGAATTTAAAAGTTGAAGCTGATTTACAAAAATCGGCAAAGTCTGATAAACTAAGTGATACTGTAGATTATGTATTCTTAAATCGGGTTATTAAAGAGGAAATGAACATACCTTCTCAACTTTTAGAAACGGTTGCAAAACGCATATTGAATCGTATTTTTAAAGAAGATGCTTTAGTTAAAAAAGCGACCGTTTGGGTAAGTAAATTAAACCCTCCCATTGGTGGTGATGTCGAGAAAGTGACTATAAAAATGCGCAAAAAGCGTAAAAAGTAA